The Sphingomonas sinipercae genome contains a region encoding:
- the glpX gene encoding class II fructose-bisphosphatase, producing the protein MPAVESSSTLDRVLVLEMVRVTEAAAIAASKWVGRGDNDAADDAAVEAMRTELNKLPMDGTVVIGEGERDEAPMLYIGEKVGSAQGSGPKIDIALDPLEGTTLTATAGPNALAVLAIAESGCLLNAPDTYMQKIAIGPGYDEGTIDLNRSPADNVRALAQAKGVEPSEIIACVLDRPRHQQIIDELRGLGCGITLIPDGDVAGVIATADPDTGIDIYMGSGGAPEGVLAAAALRCVGGQIQGKLLFRNDDEVARARRWGIDDLDRVYSIQDLAKGDCIFAATGVTDGSLLKGVHRRKGCFTTESIVMRASSGTVRRVATEHYKLGSLRSL; encoded by the coding sequence ATGCCTGCCGTCGAAAGTTCGTCAACGCTGGACCGCGTACTGGTCCTGGAAATGGTCCGAGTCACCGAAGCGGCGGCAATCGCCGCTTCGAAGTGGGTCGGGCGGGGCGACAACGATGCGGCCGACGATGCCGCGGTCGAGGCGATGCGTACCGAGCTCAACAAGCTGCCGATGGACGGGACGGTCGTCATCGGCGAGGGCGAGCGCGACGAAGCGCCGATGCTTTATATCGGCGAAAAGGTCGGCTCGGCGCAGGGCAGCGGCCCGAAGATCGACATCGCCCTCGACCCGTTGGAAGGCACGACGCTGACCGCGACCGCGGGGCCGAATGCTCTTGCGGTGCTGGCGATCGCGGAAAGCGGCTGCCTGCTCAACGCGCCCGACACCTACATGCAGAAGATCGCGATTGGCCCGGGCTACGACGAAGGGACCATCGACCTCAACCGCTCGCCGGCGGACAACGTCCGCGCGCTGGCGCAAGCGAAGGGCGTCGAGCCGAGCGAAATCATCGCCTGCGTGCTCGACCGGCCGCGCCACCAGCAGATCATCGACGAGCTGCGCGGCCTGGGTTGCGGAATCACCCTCATTCCCGACGGCGACGTTGCCGGGGTGATTGCGACCGCAGACCCCGATACCGGCATCGACATCTACATGGGCTCGGGCGGCGCTCCGGAAGGCGTGCTGGCCGCTGCGGCGCTGCGCTGCGTCGGCGGACAGATCCAGGGCAAATTGCTGTTTCGCAACGACGACGAGGTCGCCCGCGCCCGCCGCTGGGGCATCGACGACCTCGACCGCGTCTATTCGATCCAGGACTTGGCGAAGGGCGACTGCATCTTCGCCGCGACCGGGGTCACCGACGGATCGCTGCTCAAGGGCGTCCACCGGCGCAAGGGCTGCTTCACGACCGAAAGCATCGTCATGCGGGCAAGCTCCGGAACCGTGCGCCGGGTCGCCACCGAACATTATAAGCTTGGCAGCCTGCGCTCGCTCTAG
- a CDS encoding PHA/PHB synthase family protein has product MTDKTDRANPTLEDWQHWTLVMGRAQQMLMDAWAEGLKQAQPGDAPTAPAWGAFPPAFGFGAAQGQADPMALMNAGAEAWAKGLEAWGQMVGLQPAEGARKDRRFTAPEWRDNPLFDQIRQTYLALADRMLGSVEQIEGLDPETRQRMKFATQSFVDAMSPSNFALTNPQVLKKTIESRGENLLNGLANMLKDVAAGQVTQSRGGAFELGKNLAMTPGKVVHETPLYQLIQYSPTTEQVLETPLVIFPPWINRFYILDLTPEKSFVKWCVDQGITTFMVSWKSADESIADATLDDYVLGGQVDAIDTIRDLLDVEGVHAIGYCVAGTTLAATLSYLETAGQSAKVKSATFFTAQVDFSEAGDLKLFTGADTMALLEQLTAEKGYLDGRYMAATFNLLRGRDLIWNYVVNNYLLGEEPPPFDLLQWNSDTTNLPGGWHRDYLESFYKANRMIEKGGIKVAGVDIDITNVKTPCYIQAGREDHIAPPESVWKVMDYFSGEKRFVLAGSGHIAGVVNPPSAQKYQYWTNDRPCGTLESFIEGATEHKGSWWPDWRQWLQKQDPKTVAATGARIPGKGKLKAIEDAPGRYVRSR; this is encoded by the coding sequence ATGACCGACAAGACCGATCGCGCGAACCCGACCCTGGAAGACTGGCAGCATTGGACGCTGGTGATGGGCCGCGCCCAGCAGATGCTGATGGACGCGTGGGCCGAAGGGCTGAAGCAGGCGCAACCGGGCGATGCGCCCACCGCGCCCGCATGGGGCGCCTTCCCGCCCGCGTTCGGTTTCGGCGCGGCCCAAGGCCAGGCGGACCCGATGGCGCTGATGAACGCCGGCGCCGAAGCCTGGGCCAAGGGCCTTGAGGCATGGGGCCAGATGGTTGGCCTGCAGCCGGCCGAAGGCGCGCGGAAGGACCGGCGCTTCACCGCCCCGGAATGGCGGGACAACCCGCTATTCGACCAGATCCGCCAGACCTACCTTGCGCTTGCCGACCGAATGCTTGGCAGTGTCGAGCAAATCGAGGGGCTCGATCCCGAAACCCGCCAGCGGATGAAGTTCGCGACGCAAAGCTTCGTCGACGCGATGAGCCCGTCGAACTTCGCGCTGACCAACCCGCAAGTCCTGAAAAAGACCATCGAGAGCCGGGGTGAGAATTTGCTCAACGGCCTCGCCAACATGCTCAAGGACGTCGCCGCGGGCCAGGTGACGCAAAGCAGGGGCGGGGCGTTCGAACTGGGCAAGAATTTGGCGATGACGCCGGGCAAGGTCGTCCACGAAACCCCGCTTTACCAGCTGATCCAATATTCCCCGACGACCGAGCAGGTTCTGGAAACGCCGCTGGTCATCTTCCCGCCATGGATCAACCGCTTCTACATCCTCGACCTCACGCCCGAAAAAAGCTTCGTCAAATGGTGCGTAGACCAGGGCATCACCACGTTCATGGTCAGCTGGAAGTCGGCCGACGAAAGCATCGCCGATGCAACGCTCGACGACTATGTGCTGGGCGGCCAGGTCGATGCGATCGACACCATTCGCGACCTGCTCGATGTCGAAGGCGTGCACGCCATCGGCTATTGCGTTGCGGGCACGACGCTGGCCGCGACCCTCTCCTACCTCGAAACCGCCGGGCAGTCGGCCAAGGTCAAGTCGGCCACCTTCTTCACCGCGCAGGTGGATTTCAGCGAGGCCGGCGACCTCAAGCTGTTCACCGGCGCCGACACGATGGCGTTGCTCGAGCAGCTGACCGCCGAGAAAGGCTATCTCGACGGCCGCTACATGGCCGCGACCTTCAACCTGCTGCGCGGGCGCGACCTGATCTGGAATTACGTCGTCAACAATTATCTGCTGGGTGAGGAGCCGCCGCCGTTCGACCTGCTGCAGTGGAACAGCGACACGACCAACCTGCCGGGCGGGTGGCACCGCGATTATCTGGAGAGCTTCTACAAGGCCAACCGGATGATCGAGAAAGGCGGGATCAAGGTCGCCGGAGTCGACATCGACATCACGAACGTGAAGACCCCCTGCTACATCCAGGCTGGCCGCGAAGACCATATCGCCCCGCCGGAAAGCGTGTGGAAAGTGATGGACTATTTCAGCGGCGAGAAGCGCTTCGTGCTGGCCGGGTCCGGCCACATCGCCGGCGTGGTCAACCCGCCGTCCGCGCAAAAATACCAATATTGGACCAACGACCGGCCGTGCGGG
- a CDS encoding sterol desaturase family protein: protein MTTFLYIILGCFIVFAVADHIGKRTAFVEVRYWRAMGIASFILYFAIATYAPFMWDSFLGSHQLFDGSALPLWLQIVTGFLILEFAIYFWHRAMHQIDPLWRFTHQMHHSAERPDIWGAYYFHPVDMVGWAFLGSLCLVWIFGLSAEAALIVGVVATLPGMFQHTNIRTPHWVGYFLQRPESHLIHHERGVHAYNYGDIPLPDMIFGTFRNPRTWEGRNGFHDGSTHQVAEMLAFRRIS from the coding sequence ATGACGACCTTCCTCTACATCATCCTTGGCTGTTTCATCGTCTTCGCGGTGGCCGATCATATTGGGAAGCGCACCGCCTTCGTGGAAGTTCGCTATTGGCGGGCGATGGGGATCGCGTCCTTCATTCTCTATTTCGCGATCGCGACTTACGCGCCGTTCATGTGGGATAGCTTTCTCGGCTCCCACCAGCTGTTCGACGGAAGCGCTCTCCCGCTCTGGCTACAGATCGTGACTGGGTTCCTGATCCTCGAATTCGCCATCTATTTCTGGCACCGCGCCATGCATCAGATCGATCCGCTTTGGCGCTTCACGCATCAGATGCATCATTCAGCCGAGCGTCCGGACATCTGGGGCGCCTATTATTTCCACCCGGTCGACATGGTCGGCTGGGCATTTTTAGGGTCGCTCTGCCTGGTCTGGATATTCGGCTTAAGCGCGGAGGCCGCGCTGATCGTCGGGGTCGTCGCGACGTTGCCGGGAATGTTCCAGCACACCAATATCCGTACCCCGCACTGGGTCGGCTATTTCCTTCAGCGCCCGGAAAGCCACCTGATTCATCACGAACGCGGAGTTCACGCTTATAATTACGGCGATATCCCGCTTCCGGACATGATCTTCGGCACCTTCCGCAATCCCCGGACATGGGAGGGTCGCAATGGCTTCCACGACGGATCGACGCATCAGGTCGCGGAGATGCTCGCCTTCCGAAGAATTTCCTGA
- a CDS encoding N-acetyltransferase, producing MTNSTLTIRPVEGKADRKAFVDFAWEAYRGDPAWVPPLKDEVHGLITPGKNPWFEHAKAQFWLAERGGKTVGRVSAQVDELVQAHMGQGIGNFGMFEALDGEAAAALIATAEDWLRQQGMTRVLGPISLSIWDEPGLEVQGFEEAPTAMMGHHRPEYRGWIEAAGYAKAKDLLTYEVDIANWSDPKIDRLIQAGERNPRIRIRTVDKSRFNEEARLILNLLNDAWSDNWGYVPLTEAEIAYAGKKLKPIIYEELVRIAEVDGEPVAFMITIPDINELIRDLDGKLFPFGFIKLLWRLRKPRTKRARVPLMGVAKKLHGTRMATMLAFMLIEFIRRDCVGKFGIGTGEFGWILEDNKGMLSIAELPGAFVNHVYRIYEKTL from the coding sequence ATGACCAATAGCACGCTGACCATCCGCCCCGTGGAGGGCAAGGCAGACCGCAAGGCCTTCGTCGATTTCGCCTGGGAGGCGTATCGGGGCGACCCGGCCTGGGTGCCGCCGCTGAAGGACGAAGTGCACGGGCTGATCACGCCGGGGAAGAACCCGTGGTTCGAACATGCCAAGGCGCAATTCTGGCTTGCCGAGCGCGGCGGCAAGACGGTCGGCCGGGTCAGCGCGCAGGTGGATGAGCTGGTGCAGGCCCACATGGGGCAGGGCATCGGCAATTTCGGCATGTTCGAAGCGCTCGACGGTGAAGCGGCCGCGGCTTTGATCGCCACTGCCGAGGACTGGCTGCGCCAGCAGGGGATGACCCGGGTCCTGGGGCCGATCAGCCTGTCGATCTGGGATGAGCCGGGGCTTGAGGTGCAGGGCTTCGAAGAAGCGCCGACCGCGATGATGGGCCATCACCGGCCCGAATATCGCGGCTGGATCGAGGCCGCGGGCTACGCCAAGGCCAAGGACCTGCTCACCTACGAAGTCGATATCGCCAACTGGAGCGATCCGAAGATCGATCGGCTGATCCAGGCCGGGGAGCGCAACCCGCGCATTCGCATTCGCACCGTCGACAAGAGCCGCTTCAACGAGGAAGCGCGGCTGATCCTCAACCTGCTCAACGACGCCTGGTCCGACAATTGGGGCTATGTCCCACTGACGGAGGCGGAGATCGCCTATGCCGGCAAGAAGCTGAAGCCGATCATCTACGAAGAGCTGGTGCGCATCGCCGAAGTCGACGGAGAGCCCGTCGCCTTCATGATCACCATTCCCGACATCAACGAACTGATCCGCGACCTTGACGGCAAGCTGTTCCCGTTCGGCTTCATCAAGCTGCTGTGGCGGCTGCGCAAGCCGCGGACAAAGCGGGCGCGGGTGCCGCTGATGGGCGTCGCCAAGAAGCTGCACGGCACCCGGATGGCGACGATGCTGGCCTTCATGCTGATCGAATTCATCCGCCGTGACTGCGTCGGCAAGTTCGGCATCGGCACCGGCGAGTTCGGCTGGATCCTTGAAGACAATAAGGGAATGCTGTCGATCGCGGAGCTACCTGGCGCGTTCGTCAACCACGTCTATCGGATCTACGAAAAGACCCTTTGA
- a CDS encoding PH domain-containing protein — protein MSEPISPDIGPVERLHPFFLLAGLGGSLRQVAGAYALLGYLVIAGRFGTAILLALALLVMGVVGGIIYWRRFQFRVGANEIRINSGIFSRTQRSIPFDRVQDVDITQGFFARLLGIAAVRFETGGASGGKADEGVLHAIPLARAEAIRLLVRGRPHPVEQGATVPAEAERLPVYRMDSARLALSGLFNFSLAIFAGLVGLTQTAGDVLGFDPLSKAFWDSVLARGSGLGEALSTHRVAAIGAGLVVLLIAGVATGVIRTVLRDFGFTLERTETSFRRRRGLLTRTDVSIPLRRVQAAIVGTGPVRSLFGWRELKLQNLAQDEGAGDHSVAPLASEAEVGRILAGLGWSPLPSQATWKRVSLAYVWTSAIALLPPLMLCTALIALFSLAPLMMDGVTRALVQREFQSMLIALVAIFGGLLLMIVLRAFAWARTGYLLDDDRLLVRTGWWRRRLRILPLDKIQSIDVSDGLVRRWFGVADMALGVAGGQGFSAHTIPALPREDARKLREQLLFRAR, from the coding sequence ATGTCCGAACCGATTTCGCCTGATATCGGGCCGGTCGAGCGGCTGCATCCGTTCTTCCTGCTGGCCGGGCTTGGCGGAAGCCTGCGCCAGGTCGCGGGCGCCTACGCGCTGCTCGGTTACCTCGTCATTGCCGGGCGCTTCGGCACTGCCATCCTGCTCGCGCTGGCGCTGCTGGTGATGGGCGTCGTCGGCGGCATCATCTACTGGCGCCGGTTCCAGTTTCGGGTCGGCGCCAATGAAATCCGGATCAACAGCGGCATCTTCAGCCGCACCCAACGGTCGATCCCGTTCGACCGGGTCCAGGACGTCGATATCACGCAGGGCTTTTTCGCCCGCTTGCTCGGCATTGCCGCGGTCCGGTTCGAAACGGGAGGCGCGTCGGGCGGCAAGGCGGACGAGGGCGTGCTCCACGCTATCCCGCTGGCGCGCGCCGAGGCGATCCGGCTGCTGGTGCGCGGCCGGCCGCACCCCGTCGAACAGGGCGCCACGGTGCCCGCCGAGGCGGAGCGGTTGCCGGTTTATCGAATGGATTCCGCCCGCCTGGCGCTGTCCGGCCTGTTCAACTTCTCGCTTGCGATCTTCGCCGGCCTGGTCGGATTGACCCAGACGGCCGGCGACGTGCTCGGCTTCGATCCGCTCAGCAAGGCGTTCTGGGACAGCGTGCTGGCGCGCGGCAGCGGGCTTGGCGAAGCGCTGTCGACCCACCGCGTCGCGGCGATCGGCGCCGGACTGGTCGTGCTCCTGATCGCCGGCGTTGCGACGGGCGTGATCCGCACCGTGCTGCGGGACTTCGGCTTCACGCTGGAGCGGACCGAAACCAGCTTTCGCCGCCGGCGCGGCCTCCTGACCAGGACGGACGTGAGCATACCGTTGCGACGAGTCCAGGCCGCGATCGTCGGTACCGGGCCGGTGCGCAGCCTGTTCGGCTGGCGCGAGCTCAAGTTGCAGAACCTGGCGCAGGATGAGGGGGCGGGCGACCATTCGGTCGCGCCCCTGGCGAGCGAGGCGGAAGTGGGCCGGATATTGGCCGGGCTGGGGTGGTCGCCATTGCCGTCGCAGGCGACCTGGAAGCGGGTGTCGTTGGCCTACGTGTGGACGTCCGCGATAGCGCTGTTGCCGCCGCTAATGCTGTGCACGGCGTTGATCGCACTGTTCAGCCTGGCGCCGCTGATGATGGACGGGGTCACCCGCGCGCTGGTGCAGCGCGAGTTCCAGTCGATGCTGATCGCGCTGGTCGCCATTTTCGGGGGGCTGCTTCTGATGATCGTCCTGCGCGCCTTCGCCTGGGCCCGCACGGGATATTTGCTGGACGATGACCGCCTGTTGGTCCGGACCGGCTGGTGGCGGCGGCGGCTCCGAATCCTGCCGCTCGACAAGATCCAGAGCATCGACGTCAGCGACGGCCTGGTCCGGCGCTGGTTCGGCGTTGCCGACATGGCCTTGGGGGTCGCGGGCGGGCAGGGCTTTTCCGCCCACACCATTCCCGCACTGCCGCGGGAAGATGCGCGCAAGTTGCGGGAACAACTGCTATTCCGGGCCCGATGA
- a CDS encoding PH domain-containing protein, whose product MGDSEPEQGALAPDALQPVEPGYRNVLRARAAVRWLVLTVLAVALDRLLLKETGAYGILSVLVPLSGTLFVLVSPPRAFRRLGYALDETLLRVARGWLFHTDTVVPLVRVQHLDVTRGPLDKAFGTASLVVHTAGTHNSIVTLPGLSPDRAAEIRDIIREHVRTDFA is encoded by the coding sequence GTGGGGGATTCCGAACCTGAACAGGGCGCTCTGGCGCCGGATGCGCTGCAGCCGGTAGAGCCGGGGTATCGCAACGTCCTTCGTGCCCGCGCTGCGGTCCGTTGGCTGGTCTTGACCGTCCTTGCGGTGGCGCTCGACCGGCTGTTGCTCAAGGAAACAGGTGCGTACGGGATCCTCAGCGTGCTCGTGCCGCTGTCCGGCACCCTGTTCGTGCTGGTAAGCCCGCCGCGAGCCTTCCGCCGGCTCGGCTATGCGCTCGACGAGACCTTGCTTCGCGTTGCGCGTGGCTGGCTCTTCCACACCGACACGGTGGTGCCGCTGGTCAGGGTCCAGCATCTGGACGTGACCCGCGGGCCGCTGGACAAGGCGTTCGGGACCGCTTCGCTGGTCGTCCACACTGCTGGCACGCATAACAGCATCGTCACCCTGCCCGGGCTTTCGCCCGACCGCGCGGCCGAGATCCGCGACATCATCCGCGAGCATGTCCGAACCGATTTCGCCTGA
- the recJ gene encoding single-stranded-DNA-specific exonuclease RecJ, whose product MTFALNIEKSVSGQAWRWRRASDGETAMEQLVDELLLARGVASEDLARHRDPRIRDFLPDPSAFRDMDKGARRVADAITAGETVAIFGDYDVDGATSAALLTLLFRRLGIEPMVYIPDRLMEGYGPSGTALCELKARGATLAVTVDCGAQAFEALEAAKAAQLDVIVVDHHQCATLLPVAHAVINPNRLDEDEIGAAHGHLAAVGMAFLLGVAVVRELRARGYFAEREEPKLIDLLDLVALGTVADVAKLRGLNRAFVTQGLKVMGGRQNVGLAALAEAARLVKAPSCRDLGFALGPRINAGGRVGKSDLGVRLLTTADPEEARQIAGELDRLNEERRAIEFQVCEEAELKARDQGDAPVITVMGAGWHPGVIGIVAGRLKERFGRPAIVIAEGEDGTGKGSGRSISGVDLGAAVLAAKDSGLLVAGGGHAMAAGLTLPAGGLEAFRSFINERLAGDIESAIGSRALLLDTLLAPGGIVGELCDALDAGGPYGAGWPSPRVAAGPCRLLNTGIVGDGHVRGLACGDDGKTFKWIAFRSGTTALGQALLASAPDTRWWLAGSIKRDEWNGGNAAEMHVDDAAAA is encoded by the coding sequence ATGACCTTCGCACTGAACATCGAAAAGTCCGTGTCGGGGCAAGCCTGGCGTTGGCGGCGGGCCAGCGATGGCGAGACCGCGATGGAGCAATTGGTCGACGAGTTGCTGCTCGCCCGCGGGGTGGCCAGCGAGGACCTCGCCCGGCATCGCGACCCGCGCATTCGCGATTTCCTGCCCGACCCGTCGGCCTTCCGCGACATGGACAAGGGCGCTCGCCGGGTCGCGGATGCGATCACGGCCGGCGAGACGGTTGCCATTTTCGGTGACTACGATGTCGATGGGGCAACCAGCGCTGCGCTCCTGACCTTGCTGTTCAGAAGGCTCGGGATCGAGCCGATGGTCTACATCCCCGACCGGCTGATGGAGGGCTACGGCCCGTCCGGCACGGCTTTGTGCGAGCTCAAGGCCCGCGGCGCGACCCTGGCGGTGACCGTCGACTGCGGCGCGCAGGCGTTCGAGGCGCTGGAAGCGGCCAAGGCAGCGCAACTGGACGTGATCGTCGTCGACCATCACCAATGCGCGACCCTGCTGCCGGTCGCTCACGCCGTCATCAACCCAAACCGCTTGGACGAGGACGAAATCGGCGCCGCGCACGGCCATCTGGCGGCGGTCGGGATGGCGTTCCTGCTTGGTGTCGCGGTGGTGCGCGAGTTGCGCGCACGCGGCTATTTCGCCGAGCGCGAGGAGCCGAAGCTGATCGACCTGCTCGACCTCGTCGCGCTTGGGACGGTCGCGGACGTGGCCAAGCTGCGCGGGCTCAACCGCGCCTTCGTCACCCAAGGGCTCAAGGTCATGGGCGGCCGGCAAAACGTCGGGCTCGCGGCGCTCGCCGAAGCGGCGCGGCTGGTCAAGGCGCCCTCATGCCGGGACCTGGGCTTCGCGCTTGGCCCCAGGATCAACGCCGGCGGCCGCGTCGGCAAATCCGACCTTGGCGTGCGCCTGCTGACCACAGCCGATCCCGAAGAAGCCCGGCAGATCGCCGGCGAGCTCGACCGCCTCAACGAGGAACGTCGGGCGATCGAGTTCCAGGTCTGCGAGGAAGCGGAGCTAAAGGCCAGGGATCAAGGCGACGCCCCGGTGATCACGGTCATGGGCGCCGGATGGCACCCGGGCGTGATCGGGATCGTCGCCGGCCGGCTCAAGGAGCGGTTCGGAAGGCCCGCAATCGTTATTGCGGAGGGCGAGGACGGCACCGGCAAGGGCTCCGGCCGGTCGATCTCCGGCGTGGACCTTGGCGCAGCGGTGCTGGCCGCAAAGGACAGCGGGTTGCTGGTCGCCGGCGGGGGGCACGCCATGGCGGCTGGGCTGACCTTACCGGCAGGCGGCCTGGAGGCATTTCGCTCCTTCATCAACGAACGGCTGGCGGGCGACATCGAAAGCGCGATCGGATCGCGGGCGTTGCTGCTCGACACCTTGCTTGCGCCGGGCGGGATCGTGGGCGAACTGTGCGACGCGCTCGACGCCGGCGGCCCGTACGGGGCGGGTTGGCCCTCGCCGCGCGTGGCCGCGGGACCGTGCCGGCTTTTGAACACGGGCATTGTCGGCGACGGCCATGTCCGTGGGCTGGCCTGCGGCGACGATGGTAAGACGTTCAAGTGGATCGCCTTTCGCAGCGGCACGACCGCGCTTGGCCAGGCGCTGCTCGCTTCGGCGCCCGATACGCGCTGGTGGCTGGCCGGAAGCATCAAGCGCGACGAGTGGAACGGCGGCAATGCGGCCGAGATGCATGTCGATGACGCCGCTGCTGCTTGA
- a CDS encoding fatty acid desaturase family protein: MTIMTDIRRESVITDSPVKPRARPADDKSMLKAAADLTRELNQPSAAIYWTDLIGSALVGYAAFAGAVMLAPPGLAFASAVIAVLALYRAGSFIHELTHIKSGAVPGFRLAWNLLIGVPLLVPSFLYEGVHNQHHAKRYYGTANDPEYLPLALMKPWTLPIFLVAAVLAPVAMLVRFAILAPLSLLSPRLRTLVVGRYSGLQINPQFRRSRPEGDFRRQWLWQETAASLWAIALIAIAVTGAVPLRDFIVGLGIASGVMFLNQVRTLVAHLWENDGEPMSVTAQYLDSVNVPPPATLPALWAPVGLRYHALHHLLPGLPYHALGEAHRRLCKHLDGGSSYHVASHRGLSPLVRRLAASSFRRGA, translated from the coding sequence ATGACCATCATGACCGACATTCGGCGCGAGAGCGTCATCACCGATTCGCCGGTGAAGCCGCGTGCGCGCCCGGCCGACGACAAGTCGATGCTGAAGGCGGCGGCAGACCTGACGCGCGAGCTCAACCAGCCGAGCGCGGCGATCTATTGGACCGACCTCATCGGATCGGCGCTGGTCGGCTATGCGGCCTTCGCCGGGGCGGTCATGCTCGCGCCTCCCGGCCTTGCCTTTGCCAGCGCCGTCATCGCCGTCCTGGCGCTGTATCGTGCCGGCAGCTTCATTCACGAGCTCACCCACATCAAAAGCGGGGCGGTCCCCGGCTTCCGGCTGGCCTGGAACCTGCTGATCGGCGTGCCCTTGCTCGTCCCGTCCTTCCTCTACGAAGGGGTTCACAACCAGCATCACGCCAAGCGCTATTACGGGACGGCCAACGACCCGGAATATCTGCCCCTCGCGCTGATGAAGCCCTGGACCTTGCCGATCTTCCTAGTTGCGGCGGTGCTTGCTCCAGTGGCGATGCTGGTGCGCTTCGCGATCCTCGCGCCGCTGTCGCTGCTGAGCCCCAGGCTGCGCACCCTCGTGGTCGGCCGCTATTCCGGCCTGCAGATCAATCCGCAGTTCCGCCGGTCGCGGCCCGAAGGCGACTTCCGCCGCCAGTGGCTCTGGCAGGAAACTGCGGCGAGCCTTTGGGCGATCGCGTTGATTGCGATCGCGGTCACCGGCGCGGTGCCGCTGCGCGATTTCATCGTTGGGCTGGGCATCGCATCGGGCGTCATGTTCCTGAACCAGGTGCGCACCCTCGTCGCTCACCTTTGGGAGAATGACGGCGAGCCGATGAGCGTGACCGCGCAATATCTGGACAGCGTCAACGTGCCGCCGCCGGCCACGCTTCCGGCGCTGTGGGCGCCGGTCGGGCTGCGTTATCACGCGCTTCACCATCTGCTTCCAGGCTTGCCCTACCACGCGCTGGGCGAGGCGCATCGGCGCTTGTGCAAGCACCTTGACGGCGGGTCGAGCTATCATGTGGCAAGTCACCGCGGCCTGTCGCCGCTGGTTCGCCGGCTGGCCGCAAGCAGTTTCCGCCGCGGCGCCTGA
- a CDS encoding trimeric intracellular cation channel family protein, translating into MDEANAIPAALVLLDYFGIAVFAVSGALVAAEKRQTLVTFIFFAVATGVGGGTIRDLLIGAPVFWVHTNATLIICIAAALLVWLVSGRRLTGKALLWFDAAGLAAYSTYGAAKALGFGVAPVPAFAMGVLTACAGGIIRDLLAGEPSVLMRPELYVTAAAMSAGLFVALTVVGLGGSVAALTAAAAGFALRGFAISRGWSLPAYRD; encoded by the coding sequence ATGGACGAGGCGAATGCCATTCCCGCAGCGCTGGTGCTGCTCGATTACTTTGGAATCGCGGTGTTCGCGGTGTCCGGCGCCCTGGTCGCTGCCGAAAAGCGCCAGACGCTCGTTACCTTCATCTTCTTCGCGGTGGCGACCGGCGTCGGCGGCGGCACCATCCGCGACCTGCTGATCGGCGCGCCGGTATTTTGGGTCCACACCAACGCGACGTTGATCATCTGCATCGCCGCAGCGCTTCTCGTTTGGCTTGTCAGCGGACGGCGGCTCACCGGCAAGGCGTTGCTCTGGTTCGATGCGGCGGGCCTTGCCGCTTATTCCACCTACGGCGCGGCGAAGGCGCTCGGCTTCGGCGTGGCGCCGGTGCCCGCCTTTGCGATGGGCGTGCTGACCGCATGTGCGGGCGGGATCATCAGGGACCTGCTGGCCGGGGAGCCGTCGGTGCTGATGCGGCCCGAACTTTACGTGACCGCAGCAGCAATGTCGGCCGGCTTGTTCGTTGCGCTGACCGTCGTCGGCCTCGGCGGCTCGGTCGCGGCGCTGACCGCCGCCGCCGCCGGGTTCGCGCTTCGCGGCTTTGCCATCTCGCGCGGCTGGTCGCTGCCTGCCTATCGTGATTAA
- a CDS encoding DUF2721 domain-containing protein — translation MIPLPTSETAVSEVAEIIQSVLAPVFLLAGIGAFLNVCTGRLSRIVDRTRDVEPRLLASRGTEHDRLLDELGVLDRRIVLVTRAIWLAVLAAVLICVVVVLLFAGTLISGHFGTAIAMIFIVCMVALGLAFAVFLVETRLGARAVRVRNALLEHEAEEQS, via the coding sequence ATGATCCCGCTCCCGACCTCCGAAACCGCCGTCAGCGAAGTCGCCGAGATCATCCAGTCGGTGCTGGCCCCGGTTTTCCTGCTGGCCGGCATTGGCGCCTTCCTAAACGTCTGCACGGGGCGGCTGTCGCGAATCGTCGATCGCACCCGCGACGTAGAGCCGCGCTTGCTCGCCAGCCGGGGGACCGAGCACGACCGGCTGCTCGACGAACTGGGCGTGCTCGACCGGCGGATCGTCCTGGTCACACGGGCGATCTGGCTGGCGGTGCTTGCCGCGGTGCTAATCTGCGTCGTGGTCGTCCTGCTGTTCGCCGGCACGCTGATCAGCGGGCATTTCGGCACCGCCATCGCAATGATCTTCATCGTCTGCATGGTCGCGCTCGGACTGGCGTTCGCGGTGTTCCTCGTCGAAACGCGGCTCGGCGCCCGCGCCGTGCGCGTCCGCAACGCCCTTCTCGAGCATGAGGCCGAGGAGCAGTCCTAG